One Armatimonadota bacterium DNA segment encodes these proteins:
- a CDS encoding GTPase domain-containing protein — protein sequence MASINYALKEISCKIVYYGPGMCGKTTNLQYIHQRTVADRRGNLVSLATPGERTLFFDFLPLEAPSLHGFETKFQVYTVPGQVMYNSTRKLVLRGVDGIIFVADSQWEKMRENVESFRNMQENMASYSFSLDTTPYVMQYNKRDLPSIAPVRFMQYLLNPRQVPCFEAVATGGDGVFESLNAVCRLVLANLRAKQQRGSL from the coding sequence GTGGCCTCCATCAACTATGCGCTAAAAGAGATCTCCTGCAAGATCGTGTATTACGGCCCGGGGATGTGCGGGAAGACGACCAACCTGCAGTACATTCACCAGCGCACGGTCGCGGACCGCCGCGGCAATCTGGTGTCGCTGGCGACCCCGGGAGAGCGCACGCTGTTTTTCGATTTCCTGCCGCTGGAGGCGCCGAGCCTGCACGGGTTCGAGACCAAGTTTCAGGTTTACACCGTGCCGGGCCAGGTGATGTACAACTCGACGCGCAAGCTGGTGCTGCGGGGGGTAGATGGCATCATCTTCGTCGCCGACTCGCAGTGGGAGAAGATGCGCGAGAACGTCGAGAGCTTCCGCAACATGCAGGAGAATATGGCGAGCTACTCCTTCAGCCTCGACACCACCCCTTACGTCATGCAGTACAACAAACGGGACCTGCCCAGCATCGCGCCGGTGAGGTTCATGCAGTATCTGCTAAACCCGCGGCAAGTGCCGTGCTTCGAGGCGGTGGCGACCGGGGGCGATGGCGTGTTCGAGAGCCTCAACGCGGTGTGCCGGCTGGTGCTCGCGAACCTGCGCGCCAAGCAGCAACGAGGCTCGCTGTGA
- a CDS encoding DUF4388 domain-containing protein, producing MALYGTFDEFSFAEILQMLNLSHKSGTLTTRQGSQHAVVHLRDGQVVDATYEGHSGAEVIYRLLGWREGEFEFGRTLRPVTRSVHDSTEGLIMEGMRRLDEWQQIEREFTDLNVVLRLRSGQAAERYEGLEEDARTILKLVDARRNVAQIIRESGLEPVHAILLITELISHDLVERWGSAAVSTRDQVAHVESKSLAPSLGIGSYFNPRPPARALEPELAPEPSETGADGS from the coding sequence GTGGCGCTGTACGGCACTTTCGACGAGTTCAGCTTCGCAGAGATACTGCAGATGCTCAATCTGAGCCACAAGAGCGGCACCTTGACCACGCGCCAGGGCAGCCAGCACGCGGTGGTACACCTGCGCGACGGACAGGTGGTGGACGCGACCTACGAAGGCCACAGCGGCGCCGAGGTCATCTATCGCCTGCTGGGCTGGCGCGAGGGTGAGTTCGAGTTCGGCCGTACCCTGCGCCCGGTGACGCGCAGCGTGCACGACTCGACCGAGGGCCTGATCATGGAGGGCATGCGCCGCCTTGACGAGTGGCAGCAGATCGAACGTGAGTTCACCGATCTCAACGTCGTGCTGCGGCTCCGCAGCGGCCAAGCGGCGGAGCGCTACGAGGGCCTGGAGGAGGACGCCCGCACCATCCTCAAGCTGGTGGATGCACGCCGCAACGTGGCGCAGATCATCCGTGAGAGCGGGCTCGAGCCGGTGCATGCGATTCTCCTTATAACCGAACTCATAAGCCACGACCTGGTCGAGAGGTGGGGCTCGGCGGCGGTCAGCACGCGGGATCAGGTCGCACATGTCGAGTCGAAGTCGCTCGCGCCCAGCCTCGGCATCGGCAGTTATTTCAACCCTCGTCCGCCGGCGCGGGCGCTGGAGCCGGAGCTGGCGCCCGAACCGTCAGAGACAGGAGCAGACGGATCATGA